A single region of the Ptychodera flava strain L36383 chromosome 9, AS_Pfla_20210202, whole genome shotgun sequence genome encodes:
- the LOC139141075 gene encoding uncharacterized protein, with protein sequence MEGLCRIMESVKLLSFTIYVSVSLQGGNVYATCRHDLDKCDTILEGQFFSRMLKEVSPIGTEVYSLPTLSDNLFHHFFIEDSTNKDERFSVSDNGTVYLSGYLDYDIDQNYTLSVLCYDGTNTTADSVCVRHMVEVNVIDDAHWPRPFNETCCACQKAKSRPKDYSINNLPTHLQKKVWFLSRRDHRFVQVYFSDDVYRLVRQVEPIFSCDGALPGRDYVYTLTWGIRILGCPEGYYGIDCSEHCICKNGATCHALIGSCMCAPGWQGPACDIRRSEVVLNATELRVYTGDYIEMQANIYNIKLINTSISWYLNGSDEFLNDTKHFTSTFNTRLNITHLTISNFKDDFAGVYVCSVIDSSGNNITATKTLSAKGCHNNYFGENCDLLCSCENGAECDRYRGCICQAGWMGTYCDSGI encoded by the exons ATGGAAGGCCTCTGTAGAATAATGGAGAGTGTCAAATTGTTGTCTTTTACCATCTATGTATCGGTCAGCCTTCAGGGTGGAAACGTCTATGCCACCTGTCGTCATG atcttgacaagtgtgACACAATACTTGAAGGACAGTTCTTTTCAAGAATGTTAAAGGAG GTATCTCCTATCGGTACAGAAGTTTACAGTTTACCGACATTAAGTGATAAcctttttcatcatttctttaTAGAAGACAGCACGAACAAG gaTGAGAGGTTCAGTGTGAGCGACAATGGCACTGTGTACCTTTCGGGATATCTCGACTATGACATCGATCAAAATTATACGCTGAGTGTCTTATGCTACGATGGAACAAAC ACTACAGCCGACAGCGTATGTGTCAGGCACATGGTTGAAGTCAACGTCATAGATGATGCTCATTGGCCGAGACCCTTCAATGAAACTTGCTGTGCCTGTCAAAAGGCCAAGTCCCGGCCGAAAgactat TCTATAAATAATTTACCGACACATCTACAAAAAAAAGTCTGGTTCTTGTCAAGAAGAGATCATCGATTTGTTCAAGTGTATTTCTCGGATGACGTTTACCGACTTGTCCGCCAAGTAGAACCAATATTTTCTTGTGATGGTGCTCTACCTGGTAGGGATTATGTGTACACGCTTACATGGGGTATCAGGATACTCG GATGCCCGGAAGGTTACTACGGAATAGATTGTTCAGAGCATTGCATCTGCAAAAATGGAGCGACTTGTCATGCGCTGATAGGTTCATGTATGTGTGCTCCTGGTTGGCAGGGACCTGCATGTGATATCC GTCGCAGCGAAGTTGTTTTGAACGCAACAGAATTGAGAGTTTACACAGGTGACTACATTGAAATGCAGGCAAATATATACAACATTAAATTGATAAATACTTCGATATCATGGTACTTGAATGGTTCTGACGAATTCCTGAACGATACAAAGCATTTCACGTCCACTTTTAACACCAG ATTAAATATCACTCATTTGACAATATCAAACTTTAAAGATGACTTCGCCGGTGTATATGTATGTTCCGTAATTGACTCAAGTGGAAATAATATCACGGCTACAAAAACATTatctgcaaagg GTTGCCATAACAATTACTTTGGCGAAAATTGTGACCTACTTTGTAGCTGTGAAAATGGTGCCGAATGTGATCGATATCGAGGTTGTATTTGTCAGGCTGGTTGGATGGGTACCTACTGTGATAGCGGTATCTGA
- the LOC139141324 gene encoding insulin-like growth factor 1 receptor, with protein sequence MTVPELSKVEDGHCTCTTATCGSYCHIQCECDKEKDPVCDENIGKCLCDEPERLPADETELLPVGDTKLLSADKKGNKTFVIAVLGVVSCMLSLCACIAFVSYCYRGRHHGFKTIVDTEFDSFIEELFHEHPDLDTWVLRRKDIKVRKEIGFGEFGKSELAELRRGHGTIMVALKSLITNRRQCLPISYRDFCHEIACLKRLHGHPNIISLLGIVVSGDPKYIVVEYAARGDLLSYLQGLRSKNVSRLEEGRLVRIARDVTLALQYLEENMVIHRDIASRNVLIMEDYVAKIGDFGLSRDIYETGKYCKDKWSQLHGPLPLKWMSPEFLQVGVHDQKSDIWSYGVLLWEIATLGEPPFTNMPATEIVRFLLDGQKLGQPDNCTDRLYNVMLRCWRLKPIDRPNAKDLTDHLEELSRNEERFFTDIVPDLLELEV encoded by the exons ATGACCGTACCAGAACTTTCCAAGGTTGAG GATGGCCACTGCACGTGTACGACAGCGACATGTGGATCGTACTGCCATATTCAATGTGAATGCGACAAGGAAAAGGATCCTGTCTGTGatgaaaatattggaaaatgtcTTTGCGATGAACCTGAACGTCTGCCTGCAGACGAAACTGAACTTCTACCTGTAGGTGACACTAAACTTCTGTCTGCAG ATAAAAAAGGAAACAAGACTTTCGTGATAGCTGTTCTTGGTGTGGTTAGCTGTATGCTGTCTCTGTGTGCATGCATAGCATTTGTTTCCTACTGTTATAGAGGCAGACACCATGGATTTAAAACAATCGTTGATACAGAATTCGACAGTTTCATAGAG GAGCTATTTCATGAGCATCCCGATCTGGACACATGGGTactgagaaggaaagatataaaggtgagaaaagaaatcgGGTTTGGTGAGTTTGGAAAGAGCGAACTAGCAGAACTTCGAAGAGGACATGGAACTATCATGGTTGCCTTAAAGTCATTGATTACAA ACCGACGTCAATGTCTTCCGATCTCATACCGTGACTTCTGCCATGAGATCGCATGTTTGAAGAGATTGCATGGTCATCCAAATATCATCAGCCTTCTTGGAATAGTTGTATCTGGCG ATCCTAAGTATATAGTCGTCGAGTATGCAGCCCGAGGTGATCTGTTAAGCTATCTGCAGGGTTTGAGAAGCAAAAATGTGTCACGACTGGAAGAAGGGAGGCTCGTAAGAATCGCAAGGGATGTAACATTAGCCCTGCAGTACTTGGAAGAAAATATG GTCATCCATCGTGACATTGCCAGTAGAAACGTTCTTATAATGGAAGACTACGTAGCCAAAATTGGTGATTTTGGTTTAAGTCGGGATATTTATGAAACTGGAAAGTATTGTAAAGATAAATGG TCACAATTACATGGTCCACTGCCACTGAAATGGATGTCGCCGGAATTCCTACAAGTTGGTGTGCACGACCAGAAAAGCGACAT CTGGTCGTATGGAGTCTTGCTGTGGGAAATTGCAACTCTAG GGGAACCGCCGTTTACAAATATGCCAGCCACTGAAATTGTCAGATTCCTTCTCGATGGTCAAAAACTTGGTCAACCTGATAATTGTACAGACAGATT GTACAATGTTATGCTGAGATGTTGGCGGTTGAAACCCATAGACAGACCAAATGCGAAAGACCTAACAGATCACTTGGAAGAACTGTCCAGAAATGAGGAG AGATTCTTCACAGACATTGTGCCTGATCTACTTGAACTCGAAGTGTAG